From the genome of Leptotrichia sp. HSP-342:
TTTTCTACATCAACTCAAATTATGAATGAAGTTATTTCTTTAAAACAAGAAAAAGAATATAAAAAATTAACAGATGCTGAAAGAATTTTTGAAACGAATGAAATTATTAATTGGAATGAAAAAAAAATATTTTCAGAAGATTTATATAAGATGGGATTGGCGATAGGGCTTCATAAGAATTATTGGACAGAAATTTCTAAAATAAAGAAATTGAATATAGAAGTGTCAAATAAATTAGATAATCAAAATGGAATTATAATATCTAGGAATATTGGTAAAAGAGAAATATTTTTATTGGGTACTATAGATAGTATTACTCAAGATCAACAAATTTTAACTAAAAATATTTCAATTTTTTCATTGAATAATTTGGAGTCAAAAAAGGTATATTTTAAAAATGAAAATAATGAATATAACTATATTGAATTAAAAAATGGAATTAAAGATAAGAAATTTTACAAATATAATATTAATTTTGATAAAACAATATTTACTAATAGTATTGATATCGTTAATTAAATACTAAATTTATAATATCATTTTAAATGGTTTTGATATTATTAGAGAAGGAGGAAAAATTTTATGATACAAAATAAAAAAGTAATAATTTATAAACTTTTATTTTCTATAATAGTATCTTTTATGATGTATTCATATGTGAATGAAATAGTATATAAAATTTTACCAATTAAAGAAGTAGAGATTTCTATTGTAGAAAAAGATAATAGTAATATCATGATAATAGAAAATGAAGAAACATCAAAATTTTATTCGTTAAAAGAAATTTTCAAAAAAAATAAGTTAAAAAACGCAGATTTAAAAGAAAAAATAGAAAAAAATAATAAGTATATAATTTATTTTAGTAATCCTGAAACTAAAATTTCTTTTAATCTAAAAGAAGTTCCTAATAATGCGATATATTTTTTTAATACAGGAATTAAAAAAGTAAATGTAAAAATTAGTAATAAATCTAGAGTATTAGATATGGATATTCCAAAAGATGGAGAAACTTATGCTTATTTTCCGTTTCAGAATAGCAAATTATACTTTTTATATTCAATTGGAATTTATTTTATTCTTACTGTAATTATATATATAGTTTTTAATTTTTTAAACTTCATACTAAAAAAATTAAAGATAAAAAGAATTAAAAACTTTTTATTGGGATATAACCCTAAAAAAGTATTTTTATTATTATATTTATTTGTATCTATAGTTATAACAATAAGTGTTTTAGGAGAATTTTTACCTAAAACTTATTTTGATGAAAAAACCAAAGAAGTTGTTTGGGATCAGTTTTGGTATTGGAATATGGGATGGGCTTTAAAAAATTTACAATTTAAGTATCTTGTAAAAGGTGTATCTTTTCGAGGATATTTTGCTTACGTTCCAATGGCCCTAGCTCAAAGTATAAACGATATATTTAAAATAAGATTTAATAAATATTGGTCATTTTATATACTTAATAATTTTTTTATAATTCTATTTGTAAGTTATATAATTCCTGAAATATACAAGAATTTAACAAAAAAAATATTAAAAAATTATCAAATTATAGTTATGTTTCTCTTGTTTTCTTTTTTTTGGAGGGGAGTGTATTATTCCGTATTGTCTGATATGTTTGGTGTAATAATGTTTTTTTGGGGTATTTTAATGTATTTAAAATATAAAAATGGTAATAGAGGAGTCTTAGCTTTTTTATCTGGAGTACTGGTAACAATTGCTTCTTTAATTAGAACAAATTATAAATTTGGGGTATATATTGTAGCTATTATATTTATTTTAAAATATGGATTTAAAATTTTAAAAATTGATAAATTTTGTAAATTAAAAAAAAATTTTTTTGTTTATTTTTTTCTGGGAGTTATATTGATAGCTTTTCCACAAGCTGTAATAAATTTTAAACAAGGTCATATAGGTTTATTTCCTTATGATAAAAGGGGAAGTTATAATCGTTCAAGAAATTTTACTTTAGTAGAAGAGCATATTAATGACTCATTGAAATTAACTTTGGTATATATTTATCCATATAAATATAATCCTGATAATACAGCACTAAAATTAAAAAATAATTTTACAAAAGAGGACATAAATATAAATCAAACATTTGCTCTATTTATAAGCAATCCATTAGATACTACTATTTTAATGACTAAAAAGATATTTTATTTTATAGATTTAAAAACACCAGAAATGTATCCTTCTGCTTATAAGAGTCGTACTGAAACATACATTTTTAGTTTTTTTAACTATTGGATATTTTTAACTGGAATTTATTTGTTGATAAATAAAAGAAATCGTAGAGAATACTTTTCTAAAGAGGAGCTATTATTAGGAAGTATTTTAACTATAGTATTTACTTTACCGCAACTTATATTAGCTATAGAATGGAGATTTTTTATAATATTTTATTTAATAGCTTATTACATTTTTTCCTTTAAATTTACAGAAGTTATTTTTGATAAAAAATTTAATAAATTTAAATATTTTAATTTTATAATTTTAGGTGAAATTTTATTTTTTGTATTAAGTTCTTTTTATTTCGATTCTATTATATAGAGATTTTATTTAATGAAGGAGAGGGAATTCGATGGAAGTACCATTTAATGTCTTAGACAGACAATTTTTTAAATACCAATCTGAATATGAACAAAAAGTTTTAGAAGTTTTGAGAAGTGGTTGGTATATTTTAGGGAAAGAAGTTCAGGAATTTGAAAAAGAATTTGCTAAATATTTGGGAGTAAAAAATGTTGTAGGAGTTGATAATGGACTTAACGCATTAGTATTGACTTTTAGAGCATTAGGAATAGGCGAAGGAGATGAGGTTATAGTTCAAGGAAATACTTATATTGCTAGTGTTATGGGAATTTCTATGAATGGTGCAACACCTGTATTTGTGGAACCTGATGAATTTTTCAATATGGATATGAAAAAAGTAGAAGAAAAAATTACTTCTAAAACGAAAGCTATATTGGTAACACACTTGTATGGACAAGCTTCTAATATGGAAAAAGTTATTGAAATTTGTAAAAAGCATAATTTAAAATTAGTTGAAGATTGTGCTCAATCACATGGAGCAAAATTTAATGGGAAAATGACAGGTAATTTTGGAATAGGATGTTTTAGTTTTTATCCAAGTAAGAATTTAGGAGCTTTTGGCGATGGAGGAGCAATTGCTACTAATGATGATGAATTTGCTCAAAAAATAAAAGTATTAAGAAATTATGGGAGTGAAAAGAGATATTATAATCAAGTAGTTGGGTATAATTCTAGATTAGATGAAATTCAGGCAGGGCTTTTAAGAGTAAAATTAAAATATTTAAATGAATTAACTGAAGAAAGAGAAAAAATTGCTAAAAGATATATTAATGAAATAAAAAATCCATTAATAAAATTACCTAAAGTTAGAGAAAACGCAACACATGTTTGGCATTTGTTTGTAATTAAATATGAAAATAGAGATAGACTTCAAGAATATTTAGCAGAGAAAGGTGTAGGGACAGTAATTCACTATCCAATTCCACCACATATGTCAGAAGCATATAAATATTTAAATATAAAAAAAGGAAAACTACCTGTAACAGAAAAATATGCAGAAACAGTTTTGAGTATTCCCATGTATAATGGGATGAAAAATGAAGAAATTAGTTATGTGGTGGAGGTATTAAATGAATTCAAAGGTTAGATTAAAATATAACGTAATTATTAAATCGAAAATTTTTGATTATTAAAGAATTACTTATCTGATATCTTATCATTATAATTATTAACAGAAAGGAATTTTTCAAATATGTTAAAAACTAAGAATATAAAATTTGAATTAGTTACAGAAGATGATGCTGAAAGAATAATCGAATTGAGGAAAAATGATAATTTAAACAAATATCTTTCTGCTACAGATGAAGATATTGAAAAACAAAAAAAATGGATAAAAGAGTATAAAAATAGAGAAAAAGATGGGACAGAGTATTATTATTCGATAAGAACAGAAGAAGATGAAATTTTAGGATATGTTAGAGTATATAAAATAAATAAAAAAGAAAAAAGTTTTACTTGGGGTAGTTGGATAATGAAAGAAGAAAAGCCTATTTCAAGTGCACTAGAAACAGCTATATTAATTTATGAAATTGCATTTAGAGAATTGAATATGGAAAAAGCATTATTTGAAGTTATGAAAGAAAATACAAAAGTAGTATCTTTTCATAAAAAATTTGGAGCAACTAAAATTTCTGAAGATGCTGAATTTGAATATTTTATATTAGAAAAAGAAGATTATTTTAAAATAAGAGAAAAGAAATATAAAAAATATTTATAATAAAATGAGGAAACTAAAATGAAAAAATATGAATTATTGGAATTTCCACAATTGGGTGATAAAAGAGGTCATCTTGTGGTAGCTGAAGGAAATAAGGATATACCATTTGATATAAAAAGAATATTTTATATTTATGGTAGTGATAAAGATGTAGTAAGAGGTCAACATGCAAATAAATTATCAGAGTTTGTTCTTATAAATCTTTGTGGTAGTTGTGATATTTTTATAGATGATGGGGAAAATCAAGAAACTATTATTTTAGATAAACCGCACCAAGGTATTTATTTGGATAAATTAGTTTGGAAAAATATGTTTAATTTTTCTAAGGATTCTATATTATTAGTTTTAAGTAACGAATATTATAACGGTAAAGAGTATATTAGAGATTATGAAGAATTTAAAAAAATAACTAGGGAGAAAAAATAAATGAAAAAATTATCAGTTATCATACCTGTCTATTTTAATGAAATGAATATCCCAAAATTATATGAAAAATTAATGGAAGTATTAAAAAATAATAGATTCTGTTATGAAATTATATTTGTAGATGATGGCTCACAAGATAATTCATATTTAGAATTATTAAAAGTTAGAGAAAAAGACAAGAATATAAAAATATTAAAATTATCAAAAAATTATGGTTCTCATACTGCAATTCTAGCAGGAATGAGTCATATTACAGGAGATTGTGTTACGGTACTATCAGCTGATTTACAAGATCCACCCGAGATAATAGAAAAAATGTTTGAAAAATGGTTAGAAGGAAATAAAGTTGTTTTAGCTGTTAGAGAAAGTAGAGAGGAATCATTTTTACAAACGTTTATTTCAAATACATATTATAAATTAATGCAAAGATTTGCTTTAAAAAATATGCCTAAAGGTGGATTTGATTGTTTTTTAATTGATAAACAAGTTTGTAAAAAAGTAGCTGAAATGAAAGAAAAAAATACATCTATAATGGGTCAAATATTGTGGTGTGGATTTAAAACTGAAAAAATATATTACACTCGAAGAGAAAGAGAAGAAGGAAAGTCAAGATGGACTTTATCTAAAAAAATAAAATTATTTGTTGACTCTTTTTTGTCATTTTCTTACTTTCCAATAAGATTCATGTCTTTTTTGGGATTTATTTTTGCAATCTTTGGCTTTTTTGGAATAATTTATTTAATTTTTAATAAATTATTTAATAATATTTCAATAAAAGGTTGGACTTCAATGATAGCAATTGTTTTAATTGTTTCAGGAGTTCAAATGTTAATAACGAGTATTATTGGAGAATATGTTTGGAGAATACTAGATGAAGTAAAAAATAGACCAAATTATATAATTGAAGAGGAAGTAGGTTTTGATGAAAAATAATAAATTTATTTCAATTTCGTTTATTAAATTTCTAATTACAGGATTTATAAATACTTTTTCTTCTTTTGGATTATATGTATTGTTGTTGAAATTAAATTGTAATTATATCATTGCGATAATTTTATCTTATATATTTGGAATAATTTTGAGTTATTTATTAAATACGTTTTTTGTATTTAAAGCAAAAAAAGAAGTTAGAAACATGATTAAATTTATATTTAGTTATTTATCTTCTTTGATAATAAATATTTTAGTTACAATATTATTAGTAAATTATCTAAAAATAGATAAAATTATTGCTCAATTAATAGCAACTATTATTTGTATAGGATATAATTTTATTTTACAAAGTAAGTGGGTTTTTAAGTAAATCAGAATTTTGATATAATATGGAGGTTAGTTATATGGAAGAAAAAAAAAGGAGATTAGATTTTATTGATATGATGAAAGGAGTATTAATAGTTTTAATGGTAATAGGACATACAAATTCTCCATATACGTCATTTATTTATTTATTTCATATGGGTGCTTTTTTTATAATATCAGGTTTTTTATATAATGATTCTAAATATACTATAAAAAGCTATATAAAAAAGCAAATAAAAGGATTATTGCTCCCTTATTTTGTCGTAAATATCTTATTTCTTATTTTTGCTAGAATAATAAATAAATTTTTAAAAATGAATGTATTTTTTAATATACCAACTATAAAAAGTTTTTTATTATATTCTCAAAGAGTAGATATTGGAGATGCAACCTGG
Proteins encoded in this window:
- a CDS encoding sugar 3,4-ketoisomerase; translation: MKKYELLEFPQLGDKRGHLVVAEGNKDIPFDIKRIFYIYGSDKDVVRGQHANKLSEFVLINLCGSCDIFIDDGENQETIILDKPHQGIYLDKLVWKNMFNFSKDSILLVLSNEYYNGKEYIRDYEEFKKITREKK
- a CDS encoding GtrA family protein, which produces MKNNKFISISFIKFLITGFINTFSSFGLYVLLLKLNCNYIIAIILSYIFGIILSYLLNTFFVFKAKKEVRNMIKFIFSYLSSLIINILVTILLVNYLKIDKIIAQLIATIICIGYNFILQSKWVFK
- a CDS encoding GNAT family N-acetyltransferase; the protein is MLKTKNIKFELVTEDDAERIIELRKNDNLNKYLSATDEDIEKQKKWIKEYKNREKDGTEYYYSIRTEEDEILGYVRVYKINKKEKSFTWGSWIMKEEKPISSALETAILIYEIAFRELNMEKALFEVMKENTKVVSFHKKFGATKISEDAEFEYFILEKEDYFKIREKKYKKYL
- a CDS encoding DegT/DnrJ/EryC1/StrS family aminotransferase — translated: MEVPFNVLDRQFFKYQSEYEQKVLEVLRSGWYILGKEVQEFEKEFAKYLGVKNVVGVDNGLNALVLTFRALGIGEGDEVIVQGNTYIASVMGISMNGATPVFVEPDEFFNMDMKKVEEKITSKTKAILVTHLYGQASNMEKVIEICKKHNLKLVEDCAQSHGAKFNGKMTGNFGIGCFSFYPSKNLGAFGDGGAIATNDDEFAQKIKVLRNYGSEKRYYNQVVGYNSRLDEIQAGLLRVKLKYLNELTEEREKIAKRYINEIKNPLIKLPKVRENATHVWHLFVIKYENRDRLQEYLAEKGVGTVIHYPIPPHMSEAYKYLNIKKGKLPVTEKYAETVLSIPMYNGMKNEEISYVVEVLNEFKG
- a CDS encoding glycosyltransferase family 2 protein; this encodes MKKLSVIIPVYFNEMNIPKLYEKLMEVLKNNRFCYEIIFVDDGSQDNSYLELLKVREKDKNIKILKLSKNYGSHTAILAGMSHITGDCVTVLSADLQDPPEIIEKMFEKWLEGNKVVLAVRESREESFLQTFISNTYYKLMQRFALKNMPKGGFDCFLIDKQVCKKVAEMKEKNTSIMGQILWCGFKTEKIYYTRREREEGKSRWTLSKKIKLFVDSFLSFSYFPIRFMSFLGFIFAIFGFFGIIYLIFNKLFNNISIKGWTSMIAIVLIVSGVQMLITSIIGEYVWRILDEVKNRPNYIIEEEVGFDEK